The Thermanaerovibrio acidaminovorans DSM 6589 genome contains a region encoding:
- a CDS encoding efflux RND transporter permease subunit, whose amino-acid sequence MKLWEFSVRRPVTVTMLTGAMVLFGLMALSAMGLQLIPDIDLPVVTVSTSMTGASAKVMDNDVADVIEDKLSTLSGVESMSSSSYQGVSITVLEFQLGVDVDRAAADVRDKVNLAARSLPSEADTPVVQKFSIGDRAIITLALVGGSDPKGLATFADKVLKPRIQAIEGVGEVGTPGLRTREIRVWLDPVKLEARNLMVKDVIDAFKAKHVELPAGSVKNSRQEIQLRLIGEYQTVEDLSSMPIKVEGNAMVRLRDVARVEDGLEDKGSAALYNGSDTIFITVKKQRGANEVAVCRRVREAVQEMRRQAPAGVNIMVIGDQSDYIMRSIRGVFSNVFQAVLLCALVMFLFFKTLRSTFITVISIPVSLIGSFLVMRALGLSINNLTMMGISLAVGMVVDATTVVLENVHRQVEGGLKPLEASIKGTQEVAFSVVAGAATTMAVFAPIAFMGGIVGRFFYHFGITVVVTVGLSLLVSLTLTPFLCSLALKHEPEPGRLGRAFDRFFARLEAGYRRSLFWAVGHRKAVVLAAFGLFVLGLGLAANIGKGFFPTSDRGSFSVDVELPPGSSLERTQEFIAKLDHRIRRNQYVKYTYGDAGSGIGGEANKGSISVELVPIKERPPIDQVIDQVRKDLSSFREGKLTFSQEGRSGVTMMLVGATTERLYQIAEQMRRDLEATGKVSDFDTDVRLNIPQLEILINRPMADALDLSVKDLAQEIQAYFGGTKVGVFKEGGFRYDIRIMADQMARTSAEDVKDVAVRANGSSIRIPGVVDVRKVLAPNVINRYSRRNSVEISVNGRGISTGELMTMMEGSFRKFVRPGEGVQIMPSGRSKSQRDDFKRLFTALAIAIALVYVVMAIQFESFLHPLTVMFSLPLLTPGAFGLLFLMGNELDMMSFIGIILLVGIVVNNGIILVDFINQEREKGAPKTAAVLTAGPLRLRPILITAVSTMVGAIPTALKLSEGADFRQSMAVAVVGGLSTSTLLTLFVVPTVYLILDDMKDRARALLRYLRGAKAPRLREGS is encoded by the coding sequence GTGAAGCTTTGGGAGTTCTCGGTGAGGCGGCCGGTCACGGTGACCATGCTAACCGGGGCGATGGTGCTCTTCGGCCTCATGGCCCTTTCCGCCATGGGGCTTCAGCTGATACCGGACATAGATCTGCCGGTGGTGACGGTCTCCACCTCCATGACCGGCGCCAGCGCCAAGGTGATGGACAACGACGTGGCGGACGTGATCGAGGACAAGCTGTCCACCCTATCGGGGGTGGAGAGCATGTCCTCCAGCAGCTACCAGGGGGTGTCCATCACGGTGCTGGAGTTCCAGCTGGGGGTGGACGTGGACCGGGCGGCGGCGGACGTGCGGGACAAGGTCAACCTGGCGGCCCGGTCGCTGCCCAGCGAGGCGGACACCCCGGTGGTCCAGAAGTTCTCCATCGGGGACCGGGCGATCATAACCCTGGCGCTGGTGGGGGGATCGGACCCCAAGGGGCTGGCCACCTTCGCCGACAAGGTGCTGAAGCCCCGGATCCAGGCCATCGAAGGGGTGGGCGAGGTGGGCACCCCGGGGCTGAGGACCCGGGAGATCCGGGTTTGGCTGGACCCGGTCAAGCTGGAGGCCAGGAACCTGATGGTTAAGGACGTGATCGACGCCTTCAAGGCCAAGCACGTGGAGCTACCGGCGGGGAGCGTCAAGAACAGCCGCCAGGAGATCCAGCTCCGGCTCATCGGGGAGTACCAGACCGTGGAGGACCTGTCCTCCATGCCCATCAAGGTGGAGGGCAACGCCATGGTACGGCTCCGGGACGTGGCCCGGGTGGAGGACGGGCTGGAGGACAAGGGGAGCGCCGCCCTCTACAACGGCTCGGACACCATCTTCATAACCGTCAAGAAGCAGCGGGGGGCCAACGAGGTGGCGGTGTGCCGCCGGGTCCGGGAGGCGGTGCAGGAGATGAGACGCCAGGCCCCAGCAGGGGTGAACATCATGGTCATAGGGGACCAGTCGGACTACATCATGAGGTCCATCCGGGGGGTCTTCTCCAACGTCTTCCAGGCGGTGCTACTCTGCGCCCTGGTGATGTTCCTCTTCTTCAAGACCCTGAGGTCCACCTTCATAACCGTCATCTCCATCCCGGTCTCCCTGATAGGGAGCTTTCTGGTCATGAGGGCATTGGGGCTCAGCATAAACAACCTGACCATGATGGGCATATCCCTGGCGGTGGGCATGGTGGTGGACGCCACCACGGTGGTTCTGGAGAACGTGCACCGCCAGGTGGAGGGGGGGCTTAAGCCCCTGGAGGCCTCCATCAAGGGCACCCAGGAGGTGGCCTTCTCGGTGGTGGCCGGGGCGGCCACCACCATGGCGGTCTTCGCCCCCATAGCCTTCATGGGAGGCATCGTGGGACGCTTCTTCTACCACTTCGGCATAACCGTGGTGGTCACTGTGGGGCTGTCCCTGCTGGTCTCCCTTACCCTAACCCCCTTCCTCTGCTCCCTGGCGCTGAAGCACGAGCCGGAGCCGGGAAGGCTAGGGCGGGCCTTCGACAGGTTCTTTGCCCGCCTGGAGGCGGGATACCGCAGGTCCCTCTTCTGGGCGGTGGGGCATCGGAAGGCGGTGGTGCTGGCCGCCTTTGGGCTCTTCGTCCTGGGGCTGGGGCTGGCAGCCAACATAGGCAAGGGCTTCTTCCCCACCAGCGACAGGGGATCCTTCTCGGTGGACGTGGAGCTGCCACCGGGCTCGTCCCTGGAGCGGACCCAGGAGTTCATCGCTAAGCTGGACCATCGGATCCGCCGGAACCAATACGTGAAGTACACCTACGGTGACGCGGGGTCCGGCATTGGGGGGGAGGCCAACAAGGGGAGCATATCGGTAGAGCTGGTGCCCATAAAGGAGAGACCCCCCATAGACCAGGTGATCGACCAGGTGAGGAAGGACCTGTCGTCTTTCCGGGAGGGGAAGCTCACCTTCTCCCAGGAGGGCCGATCGGGGGTCACCATGATGCTGGTGGGGGCCACCACCGAGAGGCTCTACCAGATAGCGGAGCAGATGAGGCGGGACCTGGAGGCCACCGGCAAGGTGTCGGACTTCGACACCGACGTGCGACTCAACATCCCCCAGCTGGAGATCCTCATAAACCGCCCCATGGCGGACGCGCTGGACCTGAGCGTCAAGGACCTGGCCCAGGAGATCCAGGCCTACTTCGGGGGCACAAAGGTGGGGGTCTTCAAGGAGGGGGGCTTCCGGTACGACATAAGGATCATGGCGGACCAGATGGCCAGGACCTCCGCGGAGGACGTGAAGGACGTGGCGGTGAGGGCCAACGGGAGCTCCATCCGGATACCTGGGGTGGTTGACGTCCGCAAGGTGCTGGCCCCCAATGTGATAAACCGGTACTCCCGGAGGAACTCGGTGGAGATAAGCGTCAACGGAAGGGGGATCTCCACCGGCGAGCTGATGACCATGATGGAGGGGTCCTTCCGGAAGTTCGTCCGCCCCGGCGAGGGGGTCCAGATCATGCCCTCCGGCAGGTCCAAGAGCCAGCGGGACGACTTCAAGAGGCTCTTCACCGCCCTGGCCATAGCCATAGCCCTGGTGTACGTGGTGATGGCCATCCAGTTCGAGTCGTTCCTTCACCCCCTGACGGTCATGTTCTCCCTGCCGCTCCTGACCCCCGGGGCGTTCGGTCTCCTGTTCCTAATGGGGAACGAGCTGGACATGATGAGCTTCATCGGCATAATCCTGCTGGTGGGCATCGTGGTGAACAACGGGATAATCCTGGTGGACTTCATAAACCAGGAGAGGGAGAAGGGGGCACCCAAGACGGCGGCGGTGCTCACCGCGGGGCCCTTGAGGCTGAGGCCGATCCTCATAACCGCGGTTAGCACCATGGTGGGGGCGATCCCCACGGCACTCAAGCTCTCCGAGGGGGCAGACTTCCGACAGTCCATGGCGGTGGCGGTGGTGGGGGGTCTCTCCACCTCCACGTTGCTAACCCTCTTCGTGGTGCCCACCGTGTACCTGATCCTGGACGACATGAAGGACAGGGCCAGGGCCCTTTTGAGATACCTTCGGGGCGCCAAGGCCCCGAGGCTACGGGAGGGGAGCTGA